Part of the Candidatus Brocadia sinica JPN1 genome, GTGGTCAATAAGGCATTTGCCGGTTCTGATTGTTGTGGTACCAAGGAAGTTTCTGCCGGTGAAAAATGTGAAAGTAAGTGTTTGGTTTGTGGAAAAGTAATAGATAGCAAAAGTAAGCCGGTAAAAGTAGAACACAATGGGAAAACCTTTTGCTTTTGCTGCGAGAATTGTGCAGATACTTTCAAAAAGGACCCGGGAAAGTGCTTAAGAGACGAGGATCAACGTCAAAAAGAAAAATAATAGA contains:
- a CDS encoding YHS domain-containing protein, whose translation is MRRIGYFAGVVSIAFVVMTSYVVNKAFAGSDCCGTKEVSAGEKCESKCLVCGKVIDSKSKPVKVEHNGKTFCFCCENCADTFKKDPGKCLRDEDQRQKEK